One genomic region from Longimicrobium sp. encodes:
- a CDS encoding glycosyltransferase family 9 protein has product MPPQALVTAAGGLGDVLRATPLVRVLGTLGYEVDLLVAPDYAGTVALLEGAPGVRRLFHVPSRWSRDTASRTDGLAKTRYDVATFTYWSRQQLPPLVKADRTLAFDRRWVADGDAVCVERLARELGWTEAIPGPLAVHSGRRFDVAPGTVALHPGCKANWPWKKWHGFADLAALLPAVVVVGAEEDRRVDGTYFARPFAWPGHARDFTGALSLPDTAALLSQCAALVSNDSGLMHLGVALGIPVLGVFGITSPAREALSAPNMLPVTKGLPCEGACRRQPWGRRTCPRRLECLRTLTAEEVLSHLRGRVPGLFAAGESAWHEGAAAIPA; this is encoded by the coding sequence ATGCCCCCGCAGGCGCTGGTCACCGCCGCCGGCGGGCTGGGCGACGTGCTGCGCGCCACGCCGCTGGTGCGCGTGCTGGGGACGCTGGGCTACGAGGTGGACCTGCTGGTGGCCCCCGACTACGCCGGCACCGTGGCGCTGCTGGAGGGCGCCCCCGGAGTGCGCCGCCTCTTCCACGTCCCCTCGCGCTGGTCCCGCGACACGGCGTCGCGGACGGACGGGCTGGCGAAGACGCGCTACGACGTGGCCACCTTCACCTACTGGAGCCGCCAGCAGCTCCCGCCGCTGGTGAAGGCGGACCGCACGCTGGCATTCGACCGGCGCTGGGTGGCGGATGGAGACGCGGTGTGCGTGGAGCGCCTGGCCCGCGAGCTGGGGTGGACGGAGGCGATTCCCGGCCCGCTGGCGGTGCACTCGGGGCGGCGCTTCGACGTAGCGCCGGGGACGGTGGCGCTGCACCCGGGGTGCAAGGCCAACTGGCCGTGGAAGAAGTGGCACGGCTTCGCCGACCTGGCGGCGCTCCTTCCCGCGGTCGTGGTGGTGGGCGCCGAGGAGGACCGGCGGGTGGACGGCACCTACTTCGCCCGTCCGTTCGCCTGGCCGGGGCACGCGCGCGACTTCACCGGCGCGCTCTCCCTTCCCGACACGGCGGCGCTGCTGAGCCAGTGCGCGGCGCTGGTGTCGAACGACTCGGGGCTCATGCACCTGGGGGTGGCGCTGGGGATCCCCGTGCTGGGGGTGTTCGGCATCACCAGCCCGGCGCGGGAGGCGCTGTCCGCGCCCAACATGCTGCCGGTCACCAAGGGGCTGCCGTGCGAGGGCGCGTGCCGCCGCCAGCCATGGGGCCGCCGCACCTGCCCCCGCCGCCTGGAGTGCCTGCGCACCCTCACCGCCGAAGAGGTGCTCTCCCACCTGCGCGGCCGCGTCCCGGGGCTATTCGCGGCGGGGGAGAGCGCGTGGCACGAAGGCGCCGCGGCCATCCCCGCCTGA
- a CDS encoding GAD-like domain-containing protein, producing the protein MHQFSKFLEAYGTGHDCQQVDPDRLEAHKGKLPDPLLEFWSDQGICGYLEGMFWFVDPDAFVDVLEEWGAARYTSFARNGFGDIFLYSSDGVSVLSVHRGALDSVTPDIELFLNRLMTITSVMDDMVFRKLHRAVTGKLGRPAPDECYGFVPALALGGPGTPETVQRMKLREHLSLLAQIHGH; encoded by the coding sequence ATGCATCAGTTTTCCAAGTTCCTCGAAGCGTACGGAACCGGCCACGACTGCCAGCAGGTGGACCCGGACCGGCTTGAAGCCCACAAAGGCAAGCTTCCCGATCCCTTGCTGGAGTTCTGGAGTGATCAGGGGATCTGCGGATACCTCGAGGGCATGTTCTGGTTCGTGGATCCCGATGCCTTCGTGGACGTTCTGGAGGAGTGGGGCGCGGCCCGCTACACCTCCTTCGCGAGGAATGGATTCGGCGACATCTTCCTCTATTCCAGCGACGGCGTGTCCGTGCTGAGTGTGCACCGCGGCGCCCTGGACAGCGTGACTCCCGACATCGAGCTGTTTCTCAACCGGTTGATGACCATCACGTCCGTCATGGACGACATGGTGTTCCGCAAGCTGCACCGGGCGGTGACAGGCAAGCTCGGCCGGCCCGCTCCCGACGAATGCTATGGCTTCGTACCGGCGCTTGCCCTGGGCGGGCCAGGTACGCCGGAGACCGTACAACGGATGAAGCTGCGCGAACATCTCTCGCTCCTGGCGCAGATCCACGGACATTGA
- a CDS encoding polymorphic toxin type 15 domain-containing protein: MSEALRVRRPHARAAGAHAPAAPARAPAAVPGPASPAASGWAAAPGPPALLLGGVQRKPVIGQPGDAYELEADAVADRVAGGLSAPGAAVSLLGAAGPSGPPQMKEKEDLPVHQMMEVEEHPTAPPPNAVQAAPADPDDDEGAIQLKEEDKDTTPIQLKEEDEDAAPVQLKEEDEEPASVQRLAPGGAAATPAMQSTAATAISAPGTGSALPAPTRGTLETRMGVDLGAVRVHDGPGANQAAAGLNARAFTHGRHIWLGRGESAGDVRLMAHEVTHVLQQDGAVRRKPADKPKKEPAAGAPASPPASGAAPAAAPKSAPSSPPAAPAAPASPAPAPAAPAPAAPAAAGAAPASAPAGAAPAAAGGAPAGAEAAGGGPGGGGGPELLMPEPPSELSPEEQARLETVDQRAGAAVEVTTDLPPAEEEVGDARAAVEEPAEETQARAGDQLVAALGERPAPSPEIEELCDRIYQVIRDKRPPDEDSLVEADPQEMAQQAGGEMNASVEADTQNVQGQYDQLQEQPEGAPAQEPVPLDAPPAGEAPPDLAADAAAPDGVPPEAVSLDADVAASGQQMTEAGMDTEPAQLVESGPIAEARAAQGELAETAARDPQEVLAEQQATLAGAQADMAALQASALQALQGSRESTTTAGAAQQGEMVGSEEQMRTQAAAQAQRIFDDAQTRVSTLLDPLPATAMARWEAGVQVLSTEFDQHLARVKKWVDERHESTALAVVDYFTGLPDWVTEEYDDAEKNFGDGVCDLIREISRDVNGVIAACEAIVDDSRTQIAAVFESLPAELQGWAAEQQAQFGERLNGLQERAQQTRSDFTRDLTRRAGQAVQDVRAKIHDLREAAKGLVGRIADAVNAFLEDPARFIIDGLLSVLGISPGAFWAVVDRIGAAIDSIADDPMNFVNNLMSAVGQGFSQFFDNIGTHLLQGLMDWLFSGLGSVGVQLPADTSLKSIITFFLQLMGLTWPNIKEILARHIGAENVALIEKAWELVSSLIEMGPEGLFELIKEQLDPANLLQMVLDAAVEYLVQALIQAVTPRILLLFNPAGAILQAIEAIFRVLKWIFENASRIFTLVETVVNGVTDLIAGNISGMANAVEGALARLIPPVIDFLAGYLGLGGLPEAIADVIKGFQTQVLAIVERIIGFLAERARGLLRAMGFGGEEDNAEEEPAGDHASLARRAKTEMERPAPNARDYASLREAKQAQASQLETRYSSLLEEGIGLRVQFGEAAPDAGDQDLDFTIVIAPNDTTETGSVPVPAVARGPVQVDFLRRTHHNAVEYERQVRGQNDALRAMQVSAWSTNRENFKSRGRDPASASLQQLERGIIRTRMIAGVLANNPGMGGDAAAALVDAKLANTAVLHNPDQVAGGNVYPAGGVGDLSINSSIGSQWRTKVTILDDAAAPLSDTEKAELTWADMNLDVRLAGSRD; this comes from the coding sequence GTGAGCGAGGCGCTGCGCGTCCGGCGTCCGCACGCGCGGGCGGCAGGGGCACACGCCCCCGCCGCGCCAGCGCGCGCGCCCGCCGCTGTGCCCGGCCCCGCATCCCCGGCCGCCTCCGGCTGGGCGGCGGCCCCCGGCCCCCCCGCGCTCCTGCTGGGCGGCGTGCAGCGCAAGCCGGTGATCGGCCAGCCGGGAGACGCGTACGAGCTCGAGGCCGACGCCGTGGCGGACCGCGTGGCCGGCGGGCTGTCGGCGCCCGGCGCCGCCGTGTCGCTGCTGGGCGCGGCCGGCCCCTCCGGTCCTCCGCAGATGAAGGAGAAAGAGGATCTGCCCGTCCACCAGATGATGGAGGTGGAGGAGCATCCGACCGCGCCTCCGCCCAACGCCGTCCAGGCCGCCCCCGCCGACCCAGACGACGACGAGGGCGCCATCCAGCTCAAGGAGGAGGATAAAGACACCACGCCGATCCAGCTCAAAGAGGAAGACGAAGACGCCGCGCCGGTCCAGCTCAAGGAGGAGGACGAGGAGCCCGCCTCCGTGCAGCGGCTGGCGCCCGGGGGCGCGGCCGCCACGCCCGCGATGCAGAGCACCGCCGCGACCGCCATCTCCGCCCCCGGCACCGGCTCCGCGCTCCCCGCCCCCACGCGCGGGACGCTGGAGACGCGGATGGGCGTGGACCTGGGCGCCGTGCGCGTGCACGACGGCCCCGGCGCCAACCAGGCCGCCGCCGGGCTGAACGCCCGCGCCTTCACCCACGGCCGCCACATCTGGCTGGGCCGCGGCGAGAGCGCGGGCGACGTGCGTCTGATGGCGCACGAGGTCACGCACGTGCTGCAGCAGGACGGCGCCGTACGCCGCAAGCCGGCGGACAAGCCGAAGAAGGAGCCCGCCGCCGGCGCGCCCGCCTCCCCGCCCGCTTCCGGCGCCGCACCCGCCGCCGCCCCGAAGTCCGCGCCATCCTCGCCCCCCGCCGCACCGGCCGCCCCTGCCTCGCCCGCGCCCGCGCCGGCCGCGCCCGCACCCGCGGCTCCGGCTGCGGCGGGTGCTGCCCCGGCGTCCGCCCCGGCGGGTGCCGCACCGGCCGCGGCTGGCGGTGCGCCGGCCGGAGCCGAGGCCGCGGGGGGTGGACCCGGCGGCGGTGGCGGTCCGGAGCTCCTGATGCCGGAGCCGCCATCCGAGCTCTCGCCCGAGGAGCAGGCGCGCCTGGAAACGGTGGACCAGCGGGCCGGCGCAGCGGTGGAGGTCACCACCGACCTGCCCCCCGCCGAAGAGGAGGTGGGCGACGCCCGGGCCGCCGTGGAGGAGCCCGCCGAAGAGACGCAGGCCCGCGCCGGAGACCAGCTGGTCGCCGCCCTGGGGGAGCGCCCCGCGCCCAGTCCGGAGATCGAGGAACTCTGCGACCGCATCTACCAGGTCATCCGCGACAAGCGCCCGCCCGACGAGGACTCGCTGGTCGAGGCCGACCCCCAGGAGATGGCGCAGCAGGCCGGCGGCGAGATGAACGCCTCCGTGGAGGCCGACACCCAGAACGTGCAGGGCCAGTACGACCAGCTCCAGGAGCAGCCCGAGGGCGCGCCCGCGCAGGAGCCCGTGCCGCTGGACGCCCCGCCCGCCGGCGAAGCGCCCCCCGACCTGGCCGCCGACGCCGCCGCCCCGGACGGCGTGCCGCCCGAGGCGGTGTCGCTGGACGCCGACGTGGCCGCCTCCGGGCAGCAGATGACCGAAGCCGGGATGGACACCGAGCCCGCGCAGCTGGTGGAGAGCGGCCCCATCGCCGAGGCGCGCGCGGCGCAGGGCGAGCTGGCCGAGACGGCCGCGCGCGACCCGCAGGAGGTGCTGGCCGAGCAGCAGGCCACGCTCGCCGGCGCCCAGGCCGACATGGCCGCGCTGCAGGCCAGCGCGCTGCAGGCGCTGCAGGGAAGCCGCGAGAGCACCACCACCGCCGGCGCCGCCCAGCAGGGCGAGATGGTGGGCTCCGAGGAGCAGATGCGCACCCAGGCCGCCGCCCAGGCGCAGCGCATCTTCGACGACGCGCAGACGCGGGTGAGCACCCTGCTGGACCCGCTGCCGGCCACCGCCATGGCCCGGTGGGAAGCCGGAGTGCAGGTGCTCTCCACCGAGTTCGACCAGCACCTGGCGCGCGTGAAGAAGTGGGTGGACGAGCGCCACGAGAGCACCGCGCTGGCCGTCGTCGACTACTTCACCGGGCTGCCGGACTGGGTCACCGAGGAGTACGACGACGCCGAGAAGAACTTCGGCGACGGCGTCTGCGACCTGATCCGCGAGATCTCCCGCGACGTCAACGGCGTCATCGCCGCGTGCGAGGCGATCGTCGACGACTCGCGCACGCAGATCGCCGCCGTCTTCGAGTCGCTCCCCGCCGAGCTGCAGGGGTGGGCCGCCGAGCAGCAGGCGCAGTTCGGCGAGCGGCTGAACGGGCTGCAGGAGCGTGCGCAGCAGACCCGCTCCGACTTCACCCGCGACCTCACCCGCCGCGCCGGACAGGCGGTGCAGGACGTCCGCGCCAAGATCCACGATCTGCGCGAGGCGGCCAAGGGGCTCGTCGGCCGCATCGCCGACGCGGTCAACGCGTTCCTCGAGGACCCGGCCCGCTTCATCATCGACGGGCTGCTCAGCGTGCTGGGCATCTCGCCCGGGGCGTTCTGGGCGGTTGTGGACAGGATCGGCGCGGCGATCGACTCGATCGCCGACGACCCGATGAACTTCGTCAACAACCTGATGAGCGCGGTCGGGCAGGGCTTCTCGCAGTTCTTCGACAACATCGGCACGCACCTGCTGCAGGGGCTGATGGACTGGCTCTTCTCCGGCCTGGGCTCGGTGGGGGTGCAGCTCCCCGCCGACACCTCGCTCAAGAGCATCATCACCTTCTTCCTGCAGCTGATGGGGCTCACCTGGCCCAACATCAAGGAGATCCTGGCCCGCCACATCGGCGCCGAGAACGTCGCGCTCATCGAAAAGGCGTGGGAGCTGGTCTCCAGCCTCATCGAGATGGGGCCCGAGGGGCTGTTCGAGCTGATCAAGGAGCAGCTGGACCCGGCCAACCTGCTGCAGATGGTGCTAGACGCGGCCGTGGAGTACCTGGTCCAGGCCCTCATCCAGGCGGTCACGCCGCGCATCCTGCTGCTGTTCAACCCGGCGGGGGCCATCCTGCAGGCCATCGAGGCCATCTTCCGGGTGCTCAAGTGGATCTTTGAGAACGCCTCGCGGATCTTCACCCTCGTGGAGACGGTGGTCAACGGCGTCACCGACCTCATCGCCGGCAACATCAGCGGGATGGCGAACGCGGTGGAGGGGGCGCTGGCGCGGCTGATCCCGCCGGTCATCGACTTCCTGGCCGGCTACCTGGGCCTCGGCGGCCTGCCGGAGGCCATCGCCGACGTCATCAAGGGCTTCCAGACGCAGGTGCTCGCCATCGTCGAGCGCATCATCGGCTTCCTGGCCGAGCGCGCGCGCGGCCTTCTCCGGGCGATGGGGTTCGGGGGAGAGGAGGACAACGCGGAGGAGGAACCCGCGGGCGACCACGCATCGCTAGCGCGGCGGGCCAAAACCGAGATGGAGCGTCCAGCGCCGAACGCCCGGGATTACGCGTCTCTGCGCGAGGCCAAGCAGGCCCAGGCCAGCCAACTCGAAACGCGGTATTCGTCGCTCCTGGAGGAGGGGATTGGGCTGCGCGTGCAGTTCGGCGAGGCCGCTCCCGACGCAGGCGATCAGGACCTGGATTTCACAATTGTCATCGCGCCGAACGACACGACGGAAACGGGGAGCGTGCCCGTTCCCGCAGTCGCCAGGGGGCCGGTACAGGTCGACTTCTTGCGCCGCACGCACCACAATGCGGTTGAGTACGAGCGCCAGGTGCGGGGGCAGAACGACGCACTTCGGGCCATGCAGGTCAGCGCCTGGAGCACGAATCGCGAGAACTTCAAAAGCCGGGGGCGTGACCCGGCGTCCGCGAGCCTGCAGCAACTGGAGCGCGGCATCATACGTACGCGGATGATCGCCGGGGTGCTGGCGAACAATCCCGGCATGGGTGGAGACGCCGCCGCAGCGCTGGTCGATGCCAAGCTCGCGAACACGGCCGTTCTCCATAATCCGGACCAGGTCGCGGGCGGCAACGTCTATCCGGCCGGCGGCGTCGGCGACCTGAGCATCAACTCCTCCATCGGAAGCCAGTGGCGCACCAAGGTCACCATCCTCGACGATGCCGCGGCGCCGTTGTCGGACACGGAGAAGGCAGAGCTCACCTGGGCCGACATGAACCTCGACGTGCGGCTCGCGGGCTCCCGCGACTGA
- a CDS encoding DUF4157 domain-containing protein has product MSEALRTRRPHARAEGAHAPAAPARAPVAAVPDPASPGASGWAAAPSPPALLLGGAQRKPVIGQPGDACELEADSVASRVAAGLEAPGERVSRLAPGGPPRAKERDDVPAPVLQAKEEEDRDGSTPVQTKQEDEEEFAPALPLPTAEADSFPVQAKEEDEEDPAAVVQQSRRTDTDSASIQAWEEGEEGPAAVQRSRRTEADSSSPVRPEERGEREAVRRMAPGSSAATPTMADAAATSVAAPGPGSALPAGTRGALESRMGVDLGGVRVHDGPGAQAAAGRLNARAFTHDRHIWLGRGESAGDVRLMAHEVTHVLQQGGVVRRKPAWSSPDEPDEEREPPRPPSSPAASSAATLPAPADAPPAVPEAAAPAPAPAARPTADTPAAAPEAEARPEPAPPAVEAVAAPAGAEGAPAPGATAAEGEAGGAPPASAPPAPDAAGAEAASRAAAETAEAELASAADAARAALAGAPEPEMPKGETPGAQLLLDALADSASEGRAEMAAAAGESIDTVITATGEQAQGIAQTGEEQVAAVSDAAVQATGQVDASVAAQAAAVEGAQASEQARIAGWESTATARAGEEVQARATRMAEAGAEQERRALQAGESAASEAGTTLGTAAGNARGESGTGGGGDQAAAEGHAEVASRVSTDSAEQMDAAAAEAPAQLTTQAGEAATELRAHAEQAGAVVAAEAAPLTAHLGQTAAAADASVAGAARQTIHGLRAQGSAAGGEIAAAEGTAAQALRARAGEHRAQVAETGAGAVDALREQGQATAEASRDMQAQAAAQLAAVPLDEEEATGAGGEVRARVREMHGEAATLARGAGGEVSEALSGATDESAGALSTGTEAVSARLREGAEGFAAGAGEAGQAAVQGMGRMAAAASTAGDQAVADTGVALDAATATAATGFGEASGALEQGLAERIAETDTRARDAVSDTRARIAEGQQRVDRHLEESEAEHGPAVQRSVLSDIGDWFAEQLADLWNMMKSPSFWIGLVVTILLFPTLGPGALIVGGAVAGAVSGIEENVARGRDWYDPAAIFRNAAIGALAGTAMAAGVVVIAAAGLEGAAAIVAVMALSAVIGIVTNVATGQCWDRGLLANLFLAWLFARFAGPRTRPGGAPEPATPGRTNTRVPGLAEAIDPNTPPPGGWRFQDTVSTSGGKTTVDTSVTAPDGSSGTMGRSYDPRTGRFDMDYAFLDEIPSGQRWVQTSPEMVPGRGTPLETYMTMRQMRILEQQGGATFTGPRVVHMSTIVNTRTILQIAAREATLGRRMSSAELNAFILETHSVQYAQNSIVQTGGRIQSATVTGGRRSPASTQATPDELGAAGVSPTQQVLSGFNIDLNVVPANAPPPTPGPGPTPVPVPPGSDGGTD; this is encoded by the coding sequence GTGAGCGAGGCGCTGCGCACCCGGCGTCCGCACGCGCGGGCGGAGGGGGCACACGCCCCCGCCGCGCCAGCGCGCGCGCCGGTCGCAGCGGTGCCCGACCCTGCATCCCCGGGCGCCTCCGGGTGGGCGGCGGCCCCAAGCCCGCCTGCGCTCCTGCTGGGCGGCGCGCAGCGCAAGCCGGTGATCGGCCAGCCGGGCGATGCGTGCGAGCTCGAAGCCGACTCCGTGGCCAGCCGCGTGGCCGCCGGTCTGGAGGCGCCGGGCGAGCGCGTCTCCCGCCTTGCTCCCGGCGGCCCGCCGCGTGCCAAGGAGCGCGACGACGTGCCGGCGCCCGTCCTCCAGGCGAAGGAGGAGGAAGACCGCGACGGATCCACCCCGGTCCAGACGAAGCAGGAGGACGAAGAGGAATTCGCCCCCGCCCTGCCATTGCCGACGGCGGAAGCGGATTCGTTCCCGGTCCAGGCGAAGGAGGAGGATGAAGAGGATCCGGCCGCCGTCGTGCAGCAGTCGCGGCGGACGGACACGGATTCCGCATCGATACAGGCGTGGGAGGAGGGGGAAGAGGGGCCCGCCGCCGTGCAGCGGTCGCGGCGTACGGAAGCGGATTCCTCCTCGCCTGTGCGGCCCGAGGAGCGCGGCGAGCGCGAGGCGGTGCGGCGGATGGCGCCCGGGAGTTCCGCCGCCACGCCGACCATGGCCGACGCCGCGGCCACCTCCGTCGCCGCGCCGGGTCCGGGCTCCGCGCTCCCCGCGGGCACCCGCGGTGCGCTGGAGTCGCGGATGGGCGTGGACCTGGGCGGCGTGCGCGTGCACGACGGACCCGGCGCGCAGGCCGCCGCCGGCCGGCTGAACGCGCGCGCCTTTACCCACGACCGCCACATATGGCTGGGCCGCGGCGAAAGCGCCGGCGACGTGCGGCTGATGGCGCACGAGGTGACGCACGTACTGCAGCAGGGCGGCGTCGTGCGCCGCAAGCCGGCGTGGAGCTCGCCGGACGAGCCGGACGAAGAGCGGGAGCCACCGCGCCCCCCCTCCTCGCCCGCTGCTTCCTCAGCGGCTACCCTTCCCGCGCCCGCCGATGCGCCTCCCGCCGTGCCGGAGGCCGCAGCCCCCGCGCCCGCACCCGCCGCGCGCCCCACCGCCGACACACCCGCCGCAGCGCCAGAGGCGGAAGCCCGGCCCGAACCCGCCCCGCCCGCCGTGGAAGCCGTAGCCGCACCCGCCGGGGCGGAGGGCGCACCGGCGCCCGGGGCGACGGCGGCCGAGGGAGAGGCCGGAGGTGCGCCGCCCGCGAGTGCTCCCCCCGCCCCGGATGCCGCCGGTGCCGAGGCCGCGTCCCGTGCCGCAGCCGAGACCGCGGAAGCCGAGCTGGCCTCGGCGGCCGACGCGGCGCGTGCCGCCCTCGCCGGCGCGCCCGAGCCGGAGATGCCCAAAGGGGAGACGCCGGGGGCGCAGCTCCTTCTGGACGCGCTCGCGGATTCCGCGAGTGAGGGGCGCGCCGAGATGGCCGCGGCCGCGGGCGAGTCCATCGACACGGTCATCACCGCCACCGGCGAGCAGGCGCAGGGGATTGCACAGACAGGCGAAGAGCAGGTGGCCGCCGTCTCCGACGCAGCCGTTCAGGCCACGGGGCAGGTAGACGCCTCGGTCGCCGCCCAGGCCGCCGCGGTAGAGGGTGCCCAGGCCTCCGAGCAGGCGCGGATCGCCGGGTGGGAGAGCACCGCCACCGCCCGCGCCGGCGAAGAGGTGCAGGCCCGCGCCACCCGGATGGCGGAGGCCGGCGCGGAGCAGGAGCGCCGCGCGCTGCAGGCCGGCGAGTCAGCCGCGAGCGAGGCCGGAACCACCCTGGGCACCGCGGCCGGGAACGCGCGCGGGGAGAGCGGCACCGGCGGCGGCGGCGACCAGGCGGCGGCCGAGGGGCACGCCGAGGTCGCCAGCCGCGTCTCCACCGATTCCGCCGAGCAGATGGACGCGGCGGCGGCCGAGGCGCCGGCCCAGTTGACCACCCAGGCGGGTGAGGCGGCCACCGAGCTGCGCGCGCACGCCGAGCAGGCCGGAGCCGTGGTGGCAGCCGAAGCCGCGCCGCTCACGGCCCACCTGGGCCAGACCGCCGCCGCCGCCGACGCGAGCGTGGCAGGGGCCGCTCGCCAGACCATCCACGGGCTGCGCGCGCAGGGGAGCGCCGCCGGCGGGGAGATCGCCGCGGCCGAGGGCACCGCCGCACAGGCGCTGCGCGCGCGCGCCGGCGAACACCGTGCCCAGGTGGCCGAGACCGGCGCCGGAGCCGTGGACGCGCTGCGCGAGCAAGGCCAGGCGACCGCCGAGGCCAGCCGCGACATGCAGGCGCAGGCCGCGGCGCAGCTGGCCGCGGTCCCGCTGGACGAGGAGGAAGCAACTGGGGCCGGAGGCGAGGTCCGCGCCCGGGTGCGCGAGATGCACGGCGAGGCGGCGACGCTGGCCCGCGGCGCCGGGGGCGAGGTGAGCGAAGCGCTCTCCGGCGCCACGGACGAGAGCGCCGGAGCGCTGTCCACCGGCACCGAGGCGGTGTCCGCACGGCTGCGCGAGGGAGCGGAGGGCTTTGCCGCCGGGGCTGGCGAGGCCGGGCAGGCCGCGGTACAGGGGATGGGGCGCATGGCCGCCGCGGCCTCCACCGCGGGCGACCAAGCGGTGGCCGACACCGGCGTCGCGCTCGACGCCGCCACCGCTACCGCCGCTACCGGCTTCGGCGAGGCGTCCGGCGCGCTGGAGCAGGGGCTGGCCGAGCGCATCGCCGAGACGGACACCCGCGCCCGTGACGCGGTAAGCGACACCCGCGCCCGCATCGCCGAGGGGCAGCAGCGGGTGGACCGGCACCTGGAGGAAAGCGAGGCCGAGCACGGCCCGGCGGTGCAGCGCAGCGTGCTCTCCGACATCGGCGACTGGTTCGCCGAGCAGCTGGCGGACCTCTGGAACATGATGAAGAGCCCCTCGTTCTGGATCGGGCTCGTCGTCACCATCCTGCTCTTCCCAACGCTGGGCCCGGGGGCTCTGATCGTGGGCGGAGCGGTGGCTGGCGCCGTGTCGGGAATTGAGGAGAACGTGGCCAGGGGCCGCGACTGGTACGACCCCGCCGCCATCTTCCGCAACGCCGCCATCGGCGCGCTGGCGGGCACGGCCATGGCAGCCGGCGTGGTGGTGATCGCGGCCGCGGGGCTGGAGGGCGCTGCCGCCATCGTCGCGGTGATGGCGCTCTCGGCGGTGATCGGCATCGTCACCAACGTGGCCACCGGGCAGTGCTGGGACCGCGGGTTGCTCGCCAACCTGTTCCTGGCCTGGCTCTTCGCCCGCTTCGCGGGGCCGCGCACGCGCCCCGGGGGGGCGCCGGAGCCCGCCACGCCGGGACGCACCAACACCCGCGTCCCGGGATTGGCCGAGGCCATCGATCCCAACACCCCCCCGCCGGGAGGCTGGAGGTTCCAGGACACGGTAAGCACCAGCGGCGGCAAGACCACGGTGGACACTTCGGTGACCGCGCCCGACGGCTCCAGCGGGACAATGGGCCGCTCCTACGACCCGCGGACCGGCCGGTTCGACATGGATTACGCCTTCTTGGACGAGATCCCGTCTGGGCAGCGGTGGGTGCAGACTTCGCCCGAGATGGTGCCGGGACGGGGCACGCCGCTGGAGACGTACATGACCATGCGCCAGATGCGCATCCTGGAGCAGCAGGGCGGGGCTACCTTCACCGGTCCACGGGTGGTGCACATGAGCACCATCGTCAACACCCGCACCATCCTCCAGATCGCCGCGCGCGAGGCGACGCTGGGACGACGGATGAGCTCGGCCGAGCTGAACGCCTTCATTCTGGAGACGCACTCGGTGCAGTACGCGCAGAACTCCATAGTCCAGACCGGCGGGCGCATCCAGAGCGCCACCGTGACGGGCGGCCGCCGCTCACCCGCGAGCACCCAGGCCACGCCCGACGAGCTGGGAGCAGCCGGCGTGAGCCCGACGCAGCAGGTGCTGAGCGGATTCAACATTGACCTGAACGTGGTGCCGGCCAACGCGCCGCCGCCCACGCCGGGTCCTGGGCCGACCCCCGTTCCCGTTCCGCCCGGCAGCGACGGCGGCACCGACTAG